The Ktedonobacteraceae bacterium genome contains a region encoding:
- the ndhC gene encoding NADH-quinone oxidoreductase subunit A, protein MGIIPILILVALAILFGALVMILTSILGPKRPTPEKLAPYECGIQEIEAPKRRFPVKYLLTGMLFIVFDIEIVSFYPLAVLLRQLKVFGLVELLLFLLVLMIGYVYVWRKGAFTWE, encoded by the coding sequence ATGGGAATTATCCCCATTTTAATTCTGGTCGCGCTGGCTATCCTCTTCGGTGCTCTGGTCATGATTCTGACCAGCATTCTCGGGCCTAAGAGACCAACACCTGAGAAGCTCGCGCCTTATGAATGCGGCATTCAAGAGATTGAAGCGCCTAAAAGACGTTTTCCCGTGAAGTATCTCTTGACGGGTATGCTTTTTATTGTTTTCGATATTGAAATCGTCTCGTTTTATCCGCTGGCCGTCCTGCTGCGCCAGCTCAAGGTGTTCGGGCTGGTCGAATTGCTGCTCTTCCTGCTGGTCTTGATGATTGGCTATGTGTATGTCTGGCGAAAGGGGGCGTTCACATGGGAGTAA